A stretch of DNA from Streptomyces sp. NBC_01197:
CGGGAAAGAGCGAGTCGTCGTCGGAGAACGTGGTGAGCACCACGACCTGAGTGGACGGATACTGCTCGCGGATACGACGGGTCGCCTCCACCCCGCCGCAGCGGGGCATCCGCAGATCCATCAGGACCACGTCGGGGTCGTGTTCACCTACGAGCGCGACGGCCTCCTCCCCATCCCTCGCCGCTCCGACGACCTCGACCCCGGGCAGCAGCCCCAGCAGCATCACGATGCCCTCACGCACGACGGACTGGTCGTCGGCCACCACAACGCGGGCCGTCATGCCGGCACCCTCAGCCGTACCAAGAAGCCCTCCTCGTCGGGTCCAGCCTCCAGCGTCCCGCCGAGCAGCTCGGCACGCTCCCGCATTCCGACCAAACCGTATCCCGAGCCACTGACAGCGAGCTCATCGACCGCTTTCCCGGAGCCCGAGTCCCGTACTTCCAGGGTGATTTCGTCCGGCAGATACTCCAGCCGCAGCCGGACCTCGGCGCCCGGAGCGTGCTTGCGCACATTTGTCATCGCCTCCTGCGCCACCCGCCGCACGGTCTGCGAGGCTTCGGCCGGCAGCTGTCTGCGGCACCCCGTCACAGCGAGCCGCGAGTTGCCCGCCACCTCCTCCAGGAACTCCTCCACCGGCGTCATCTCACCACGCAGTGCCGATAGCGCCTGCCGGGTCTCGACGAGCCCCTCACGGGCCATCCCGCGCGCCGCCACCACCCGCTCCAGGATCTGATCCCGCCCCGCGTCCCGCTCGATCAGCAACCTGGCCGCCTCCAGATGCACCATCTGCGCGGAAAGACTGTGGGCGAGAACATCGTGGATCTCCCGGGCGATACGGGAGCGCTCGGCCAGCGCCGCGGACTCCGCCTCGGCCGCCAGGGCCGCGCGCTCCTGCACCAGCAGCCGCTGAGCGCTGCCTCTGGCCTCCGCGTCGAGCCGCATCACGTAGCCGACAAGAGCCAGCCCAACGGTGGTCGCGGCGATCGTCAGCCGCCGGTCGTCGCTGAGCAGGGCGTAGGCACCGAGGGCGGCAGCCGTGCAGGGCAGGGCCGCCGCGAGCGGCAGCCGCTCCATCGCGGTGACGGCGCAGCCGCACCAGAGGACAGCGGCAGGAGCGGAGAACCCCGCCTGCTGCGCCAGGAGGGCGACGCCCAGCAGAACCGCCAGCAGCGCCACAGACGGCCACAAGCGGTGCTCCAGGCTGGTCCGGAAGAAGGCCCAGGCCGCCGCCACGCAGACAGCGACCCCGGACACAGCGGCGGCCAGCACCCCGGCGTCGTCGCCCGCCTTCGCGAAGGTGCTCCACAGGAGTGCGCCCAGAGCGATGCACCGCACGGCCCAGGTGAGCGAGCGCCGGGTACTGGTCAGGTCGACCCGGGAAAGGGCCTCCCGGGAGGGCCAGCTCGTCCAGGCGCCCGGCGTCATACGCGTTCCCTCCTTGCCCCTCCAGCTGTTGCTGCGGCAGGGACGCCGTACGACGGGTGTATTCGCCCGGCCCGCCATGCGAGCACCCCTGCCCGTACCAGCAGGGAGGACGCCAGCGCGAGCAGCATCGCCCCGGTCCCGAGGCTCACTCCGGCCAGCGCGCCAAGACCCGCCACCCCGAACCTGAGGATCAGTCCCACTATCCAGACGGCCGCCGTGGCCTTGGTACCCCTGGTCCAGACCGATCCGTCCGGCTCACTCCACACCTTGGTGGTCCAGGCCCAGCCCGCGCCCATCACAAGGCCGGTCAGCAGTTCGGCCCCGATCACCAGGACGGACAGAGTGGGGTGATGCGCGTCGAGCAGACCGTGCTGGCGCAGGGCGACGAAGACCAGGATGGCGGGCAGCAGCCACCAGCGCCTGTCGTGATTGACCTGCTGCGGGCGGAACTGCCGCACGAGCACCAGGGCGATGACTGCGACAGCCACCGCGACGTCGGTGAGCGTGGACGCTGACATGGGGGCCTCCGGCGAGCGGGGAAGGTTGACGTCTTCGACGCTACGGAAACGCGCGGGTCAGCAGATCGGAGCAGAGGTGGACTCCGGGTGGAGTTTGCGGCTCCACCCACGGGTGGAGACCCCGTGGGTGGAGCAGAGCCGGTCGGCGACTCCAAGCAGCCGGTGACTCAGCGCCGGCCGGTGGCTCAGCGCCGGCCGGTGGCTCAGGCGTCGATCCGCGAGCGGTCCAGCGTCGCGGCCGAGCTGGTGATGAACTCCTTGCGGGGCGCGACCTCGTTGCCCATCAGCAGGTCGAAGACCTCCTCCGACGATTCCAGGTCGCCGATGTTGATCCGCCGCAGAGTACGGAACCGCGGGTCCATGGTGGTCTCCGCCAGCTGATCGGCGTCCATCTCGCCCAGCCCCTTGTAGCGCTGAATCGAGTCCTTGAAGCGGACGTTCTTGCGCTGGAATTCCAGCAGCTTCTGCCGCAGCTCGTTGTCGGAGTACGTGTAGACGTACTTGTCCTGGCCCTTCTTGGGCTGGACCAGCTCGATGCGGTGCAGCGGCGGTACAGCGGCGAAGACCCGGCCCGCCTCCACCATCGGCCGCATGTACCGCTGGAAGAGCGTGAGCAGGAGGATGCGGATGTGCGCGCCGTCCACATCGGCATCGACCAGCAGCACGATCTTGCCGTACCGCGCCGCGTCGATGTCGAAGGTCCGTCCGGAGCCCGCTCCTATGACCTGGATGATGGCGCCGCACTCGGCGTTCTTCAGCATGTCCGAGACCGACGCTTTCTGGACATTAAGGATCTTGCCCCGGATGGGCAGCAGCGCCTGGAACTCCGAATTCCGGGCGAGCTTGGCCGTACCGAGCGCGGAGTCCCCCTCTACGATGAAGAGCTCGCTGCGCCCCACGTCGTCACTGCGGCAGTCGGCGAGCTTGGCCGGCAGCGACGAGGACTCCAGGGCGGTCTTACGGCGCTGGGCGTCCTTGTGCTGGCGGGCCGCGATCCGGGTACGGGCCGCGGCGACGGCCTTCTCCAGCACCGCCCGGGCCTGCGCCTTGGAATCGCGCTTGGTGGAGGTCAGGAAGGCCTTGAGCTCCTTGGCGACGACGTTGGACACGATCCGGTTGGCCGCAGACGTGCCGAGCACCTCCTTGGTCTGGCCCTCGAACTGCGGCTCGGCGAGGCGCACGGTGACCACGGCGGTCAGCCCTTCCAGCGCGTCGTCCTTCACCACGTCGTCCTCGGCGACCCGCAGGAGCTTCGCCGAGCGCAGCACCTCATTGACCGTCCTGGTCAGTGAGCGCTCGAAGCCCGACACGTGCGTGCCGCCCTTTGGCGTCGCGATGATGTTGACGAAGGACTTGACCGTGGTGTCGTAGCCGGTACCCCAGCGGAGCGCGATGTCCACGCCGAGATCACGGGTGACCTCGGTCGGGGTCATGTGGCCGCGGTCGTCCAGGACCGGGACGGTCTCCTTGAAGGTGCCCTGCCCGGACAGTCGCTGCACATCGCAGACGGCCTTGTCCTGGGCGAGGTACTCACAGAATTCGCTGATGCCCCCGTCGAAGCGGAACGTCTCCTCGGTCTTGCCCGCGCCGTCGAGGCCGCGCTCGTCGCGCACCACGAGAGTCAGCCCGGGTACCAGGAACGCCGTCTGGCGGGCCCGCTGGTACAGGTGGTCCAGGGACAGCTTGGCGTCCTTGAGGAAGATCTGGCGGTCCGCCCAGTACCGGACACGGGTACCCGTCCTGGCCTTGGGTACGCGCTTGCCCTTGAGCAGCCCGTTGGCCGGGTCGAAGGGGCTGTCGGGGCCCGTCTCGGTGAAGATGCCGGGGACGCCGCGGCGGAAGCTGATGGAGTGGGTGGCGCTGTTCCGGTCGACCTCGACGTCCAGCCGGGCGGAGAGGGC
This window harbors:
- a CDS encoding sensor histidine kinase; the encoded protein is MTPGAWTSWPSREALSRVDLTSTRRSLTWAVRCIALGALLWSTFAKAGDDAGVLAAAVSGVAVCVAAAWAFFRTSLEHRLWPSVALLAVLLGVALLAQQAGFSAPAAVLWCGCAVTAMERLPLAAALPCTAAALGAYALLSDDRRLTIAATTVGLALVGYVMRLDAEARGSAQRLLVQERAALAAEAESAALAERSRIAREIHDVLAHSLSAQMVHLEAARLLIERDAGRDQILERVVAARGMAREGLVETRQALSALRGEMTPVEEFLEEVAGNSRLAVTGCRRQLPAEASQTVRRVAQEAMTNVRKHAPGAEVRLRLEYLPDEITLEVRDSGSGKAVDELAVSGSGYGLVGMRERAELLGGTLEAGPDEEGFLVRLRVPA
- a CDS encoding DUF1453 domain-containing protein is translated as MSASTLTDVAVAVAVIALVLVRQFRPQQVNHDRRWWLLPAILVFVALRQHGLLDAHHPTLSVLVIGAELLTGLVMGAGWAWTTKVWSEPDGSVWTRGTKATAAVWIVGLILRFGVAGLGALAGVSLGTGAMLLALASSLLVRAGVLAWRAGRIHPSYGVPAAATAGGARRERV
- a CDS encoding DNA gyrase/topoisomerase IV subunit B: MTADTSVPSTALLSGADRDGSNYTARHLLVLEGLEAVRKRPGMYIGSTDSRGLMHCLWEIIDNSVDEALGGYCDHIDVILHEDGSVEVRDNGRGIPVDVEPKTGLSGIEVVMTKLHAGGKFGGGSYAASGGLHGVGASVVNALSARLDVEVDRNSATHSISFRRGVPGIFTETGPDSPFDPANGLLKGKRVPKARTGTRVRYWADRQIFLKDAKLSLDHLYQRARQTAFLVPGLTLVVRDERGLDGAGKTEETFRFDGGISEFCEYLAQDKAVCDVQRLSGQGTFKETVPVLDDRGHMTPTEVTRDLGVDIALRWGTGYDTTVKSFVNIIATPKGGTHVSGFERSLTRTVNEVLRSAKLLRVAEDDVVKDDALEGLTAVVTVRLAEPQFEGQTKEVLGTSAANRIVSNVVAKELKAFLTSTKRDSKAQARAVLEKAVAAARTRIAARQHKDAQRRKTALESSSLPAKLADCRSDDVGRSELFIVEGDSALGTAKLARNSEFQALLPIRGKILNVQKASVSDMLKNAECGAIIQVIGAGSGRTFDIDAARYGKIVLLVDADVDGAHIRILLLTLFQRYMRPMVEAGRVFAAVPPLHRIELVQPKKGQDKYVYTYSDNELRQKLLEFQRKNVRFKDSIQRYKGLGEMDADQLAETTMDPRFRTLRRINIGDLESSEEVFDLLMGNEVAPRKEFITSSAATLDRSRIDA